A stretch of Dyella sp. BiH032 DNA encodes these proteins:
- a CDS encoding phage tail protein: MPEVFGWIPQVEPQGQTTFRVRSAQFGDGYTQTVTDGINNRVDSWPLSFDGDGSYVSPIKDFLDRHAGAASFQWTPPLGAPALFRCAGYTLVPRAAGYYTLSATFQQVFAP, from the coding sequence ATGCCTGAAGTCTTCGGGTGGATTCCCCAGGTGGAGCCGCAAGGCCAGACCACCTTCCGCGTGCGCAGCGCGCAGTTCGGCGACGGCTATACCCAGACCGTCACCGACGGCATCAACAACCGCGTCGATAGCTGGCCGTTGTCGTTCGACGGCGACGGCAGCTATGTGTCGCCGATCAAGGACTTCCTCGATCGGCATGCCGGCGCCGCGTCGTTCCAGTGGACGCCGCCGCTGGGTGCACCCGCACTGTTCCGCTGCGCCGGCTACACGCTGGTGCCGCGGGCGGCGGGCTACTACACGCTGTCGGCCACGTTCCAGCAGGTGTTCGCGCCATGA
- a CDS encoding phage minor tail protein L, with protein MTIYADIQKLEPGAEIELFELDARSITGGGAGDVLRFHGYTQVGSIWWQGLEYSPWPIQAEGFELNPDKPPMPMLSVGNVDGRITALCLAFQDLVGALLVRHRTFGRYLDANNFADGNPTADPTQEFPPDKWFLERKATETNQVVQFELASALDFGQQQLPGRTIIANSCTWLQRGGYRGPYCGYSGGPVAKADDSPTSDPALDVCGGRLSSCKLRFGEHNPLPYGSYPAAGLLRT; from the coding sequence ATGACGATCTACGCCGACATCCAGAAGCTGGAGCCGGGCGCGGAGATCGAGCTGTTCGAACTGGACGCGCGCTCGATCACCGGCGGCGGCGCGGGCGACGTGCTGCGCTTCCACGGCTATACGCAGGTCGGTTCGATCTGGTGGCAAGGGTTGGAGTACTCGCCCTGGCCGATCCAGGCGGAGGGCTTCGAACTCAATCCCGACAAGCCGCCCATGCCCATGCTGAGCGTGGGCAACGTGGACGGCCGTATCACCGCGCTGTGCCTGGCCTTCCAGGACCTGGTCGGCGCGCTGCTGGTGCGCCACCGCACCTTCGGCCGCTACCTAGACGCGAACAACTTCGCCGACGGCAATCCCACTGCCGATCCGACGCAGGAATTTCCGCCGGACAAATGGTTCCTGGAACGCAAGGCCACGGAGACCAACCAGGTGGTGCAGTTCGAGCTGGCCAGCGCGCTGGACTTCGGCCAGCAGCAGCTGCCGGGCCGCACCATCATCGCCAACAGTTGCACATGGTTGCAGCGCGGCGGCTATCGCGGCCCATACTGCGGCTACAGCGGCGGGCCGGTGGCGAAGGCCGACGACTCGCCCACCAGCGATCCGGCACTGGACGTGTGCGGCGGGCGGTTGTCTTCCTGCAAGCTACGCTTCGGCGAGCACAACCCGTTGCCCTATGGCAGCTATCCCGCCGCGGGGTTGCTGCGCACATGA